In Methanococcoides sp. AM1, a single genomic region encodes these proteins:
- a CDS encoding PKD domain-containing protein, whose product SDFSANVTEGYAPLTVSFTDLSTNATSWSWDIDADGTEDYSSQNIIHTYDTAGLYTVNLTVSNINGTASEIKTGYINVT is encoded by the coding sequence TATCCGATTTCAGTGCTAATGTCACTGAAGGCTATGCACCACTTACTGTTTCATTCACTGATCTCTCAACCAATGCAACGTCATGGTCCTGGGATATTGATGCTGACGGTACCGAGGATTACTCCAGCCAGAATATAATTCATACGTATGATACAGCTGGTTTGTATACTGTCAATCTTACTGTCAGTAATATTAATGGCACTGCTTCCGAAATCAAGACCGGTTATATCAATGTGACAT